TCCTCTCTTCTCCTCGTCGCAGCAGGCCTACCACCCGGGGGCTCCGCTCTATAAAACATTTCCATGGAGAACCTCCACAGCTCACAAACCCTCACCACTCACCTACAGCCAGCTGAGAAGAACGACTTGCAAGTTGTAACCACCTCTAGTCGGTAGACAAGCACCTCATCGCCGGCGACAGGAACTAATGGCGGCTGCCATGAGCTACGTGCATGCCGACGTGGAGAACCTCAAGGCGACGGAGCTGAGGCTCGGCCTGCCGGGCGTCGAGGAGAGCGACAAGatgccgtcgccgccgtccactcccAGGGCCGGCACCAAGCGCGCGCTCGCCGGGGAGCACCGCGAGGAGGAGCCCAAGGCCGCGCCCCCGGCCGCCAAGGCGCAGGTGGTTGGGTGGCCGCCCGTGAGGTCCTACAGGAAGAGCTGCTTCCAGCAGGCGAGCAGCAAGGCCAAGGCGGCCGCACCGGCACCTGTGGTAGTGAAGCAGGAGGAGACGGCCGTTGCcgcggcgccgcccgccgccgctgccgcgggAGGATCACTGTACGTGAAGGTGAGCATGGACGGAGCCCCTTACCTGAGGAAGATCGACCTCAAGATGTACAAGGGCTACCGCGAGCTCAGGGAGGCCCTGGAGGCCATGTTCCTCGGCTTCTCCGGCGACGCAGGCAGTGTGAACCCGTCGGACTTCGCCGTGACCTACGAGGACAAGGACGGCGACCTCATGCTCGTTGGCGACGTGCCCTTCGGGTAAGTTCATGCATCCAAGATACATATGATTTGGTCTGGTTAGAGTTTGAAAAATTTCAGTATGGTGTCTTATGAGGATCTCTTTGTCGATTTGCAGGATGTTCATGAGCACTTGCAAGAGGATGAGGATCATG
Above is a window of Triticum dicoccoides isolate Atlit2015 ecotype Zavitan chromosome 5B, WEW_v2.0, whole genome shotgun sequence DNA encoding:
- the LOC119307443 gene encoding auxin-responsive protein IAA31-like, yielding MAAAMSYVHADVENLKATELRLGLPGVEESDKMPSPPSTPRAGTKRALAGEHREEEPKAAPPAAKAQVVGWPPVRSYRKSCFQQASSKAKAAAPAPVVVKQEETAVAAAPPAAAAAGGSLYVKVSMDGAPYLRKIDLKMYKGYRELREALEAMFLGFSGDAGSVNPSDFAVTYEDKDGDLMLVGDVPFGMFMSTCKRMRIMKGSEARGLGSSKE